The segment TGCTGGTCATCCTGTTCACGGTCGCCGCCTCCGGCGACATCCCGCGCTGGGTCTCGCGCACCGCCCTGGTCTCCGGGCTGCTGGCTCCCCCGCTCTACTTCCTGCGGCTCGGCGTCGACAAGAACGCGAGCACCGTGCAGGAGACGCTGTTCGTCGTCTTCACGATCGTGCCCTTCGCCCTGGCCTGGGTCATGGGCGACTCGCTGCGCACCCGCCGCGCCTATTACGCCCAGCTCGTGGAGCGCAACCAGCGGCTGGAGAAGGAGCGCGAGGCGCAGGCGAAGGTGGCGGTGGCCGCCGAGCGGGCCCGCATCGCCCGCGAGCTGCACGACGTCGTCGCGCACAACGTGTCGGTGATGGTGGTCCAGGCCGACGGGGCGGCCTACGTCATGGACGTGGCGCCCGAGCAGGCCAAGGAGGCCCTGCAGACCATCTCCGGGACGGGCCGGCAGGCCCTCGCGGAGATGCGCCGGCTGCTGGGCGTGCTGCGCACGGGCGAGCCGCAGGAGTCCGAGGACTACGTGCCCCAGCCGGACGTGGAGCAGATCGAGGTCCTGGTGGAGCAGGTCCGGGCGGCCGGGCTGACGGTGGACTTCGAGGTGGAGGGCGCCCCGCGCAAGCTGCCCAGCGGGGTGGAGCTGACCGCGTACCGGATCGTGCAGGAGGCGCTGACGAACACGCGCAAGCACGGCGGCCCGGACGCGAAGGCGAGCGTACGGCTGGTCTACTTCGACGACGGGCTGGGCCTGCTGGTCGAGGACGACGGCCGGGGCGCCGCACACGAGTTGTACGAGGACGGCGGCGCGGACGGCGCCGGGCACGGACTGATCGGCATGCGCGAACGCGTCGGTATGGTCGGAGGCACCCTGGACGCGGGCCCCCGGCCCGGCGGCGGCTTCCGGATCAGCGCGCTGCTCCCGCTCAAGAAAAGTTGAAACCTCCCCCGTACGGGGGATTCCTGGCTCAGGCAGCCCGGCGGACCGGCGGTCCGTCAGGTCTTCCGCGATCAACGCCAGCCGGGTCGAGACCAGCCCGGACGAGCATCACGCGTGCAGAGTTCTTGTCTCGGGGGGAGACGGCTCCGCACTCGGTGCAGGTGTAGGTACGTTCCGACAGCGGCAGTGCGTGCTTGGCTCTCGCTCCGCACCGGCCGCAGTCCGTGGTGGTATGTGCCGGGTTCACCAGGTAGAGGGCCCGACCGTGCTTGCGCGCCATGTTGATCAGCTCGCGCTTGGTAGCGGAGAGGCTGCCTGACCGCGTCCGGGCTTCCGCCGGGACATCATCCGCTGGTAGCGGGCGAGCGCCCCGGCGGCCTTCCTCCCGTGCTCGGGGTGCGGAAGATGTGAACCGGGCGTACCCGGCGTCCCCGACTTCGCTTGATGCCGTCACAGCGCCAACGTAAGGCCAGGTGCCGACCGTCTCCCGATAGTCGCCGCACCGCACACGAACGAGTGACCGAGCCCTCGCACGCGCGACAGCCCGCACCGTCATCGGCTGCGTACCCTGGCTGCATGACTGCCTCTCATGCAACCGCTTCGGGAAACTCCATCCGAGTGATGCTGGTCGACGATCAGGTGCTGCTGCGCACGGGCTTCCGTATGGTGCTCGCCGCCCAGCCGGACATGGAGGTCGTCGCGGAGGCCGGGGACGGCCTGGAGGCACTGGAGGTGCTGCGGGCCACGAAGGTGGACGTGGTGCTGATGGACGTGCGCATGCCCCGGCTGGACGGGGTGGAGGCGACGCGGCGGATCTGTGCGCCGGACGAGCACCCGAAGGTGATCATCCTGACCACCTTCGACCTGGACGAGTACGCCTTCTCCGGGCTGAAGGCGGGGGCGAGCGGCTTCATGCTGAAGGACGTCCCGCCCGCGGAGCTGCTGGCGGCGATCCGGTCGGTGCACAGCGGGGACGCGGTGGTGGCCCCGTCGACGACGCGGCGGCTGCTGGACCGGTTCGCGCCGATGCTGCCGACGACCGCGCAGGAGCCGGAGAACAAGGAGATCGAGCGGCTGACCGAGCGGGAGCGGGAGGTCATGCTGCTGGTGGCGCAGGGCCTGTCGAACGGGGAGATCGCGGGGCGGCTGGTGCTGTCGGAGGCGACGGTCAAGACGCACGTGGGCCGGATCCTGACGAAGCTGGGGCTGCGCGACCGGGTGCAGGTGGTGGTGCTGGCCTACGAGACGGGCCTGGTGCGGGCCGGGGGCGGCCCGCAGCTGTAGCCCGGCGGGCGCGGTGGGCGGGGCGGCGCGTGGCGGGCGCGGTGGGGCGGGCTAGCCGCGCCGGACGTACTCGCAGGTG is part of the Streptomyces katrae genome and harbors:
- a CDS encoding sensor histidine kinase; the protein is MQRLYDFIRRHPTGVDSFWAVLFFGISMLNVADLGDGASTALRLATVPVVAALTAVIALRRKWTGQMYWLTVGAGLYQLAIGSPTQFCDLAMLVILFTVAASGDIPRWVSRTALVSGLLAPPLYFLRLGVDKNASTVQETLFVVFTIVPFALAWVMGDSLRTRRAYYAQLVERNQRLEKEREAQAKVAVAAERARIARELHDVVAHNVSVMVVQADGAAYVMDVAPEQAKEALQTISGTGRQALAEMRRLLGVLRTGEPQESEDYVPQPDVEQIEVLVEQVRAAGLTVDFEVEGAPRKLPSGVELTAYRIVQEALTNTRKHGGPDAKASVRLVYFDDGLGLLVEDDGRGAAHELYEDGGADGAGHGLIGMRERVGMVGGTLDAGPRPGGGFRISALLPLKKS
- a CDS encoding response regulator transcription factor; this translates as MTASHATASGNSIRVMLVDDQVLLRTGFRMVLAAQPDMEVVAEAGDGLEALEVLRATKVDVVLMDVRMPRLDGVEATRRICAPDEHPKVIILTTFDLDEYAFSGLKAGASGFMLKDVPPAELLAAIRSVHSGDAVVAPSTTRRLLDRFAPMLPTTAQEPENKEIERLTEREREVMLLVAQGLSNGEIAGRLVLSEATVKTHVGRILTKLGLRDRVQVVVLAYETGLVRAGGGPQL